One genomic region from Corallococcus soli encodes:
- a CDS encoding carbon-nitrogen hydrolase family protein: protein MHLIAAAQMVSTADKGYNLDVAARLVRQAAGLGARLVGLPENFSWMGPEPERAGAAEALDGPTLSRMADLARETKLTLLSGSILEEGAPGGRLYNTSVLFAPDGARLAVYRKMHLFDVDVGDGATYQESAAVAPGTEVVAADTAVGRLGLSVCYDLRFPELYRRLSKDGATLLAVPAAFTMMTGKDHWEVLLRARAIENQAYVLAPAQGGRHSAQRLTYGHAMVVDPWGLVTARASEGEGLAVAPVDPELLARIRRNLPCLEHRRLD, encoded by the coding sequence ATGCACCTCATCGCCGCCGCCCAGATGGTGTCCACCGCGGACAAGGGCTACAACCTGGACGTGGCTGCCCGCCTCGTGCGCCAGGCCGCCGGACTGGGAGCCCGCCTGGTGGGCCTGCCGGAGAACTTCTCCTGGATGGGTCCCGAGCCCGAACGCGCCGGCGCCGCCGAGGCGCTGGACGGCCCCACCCTGAGCCGGATGGCGGACCTGGCCCGGGAGACGAAGCTCACCCTGCTGTCCGGCTCCATCCTGGAAGAGGGCGCGCCCGGCGGCCGGCTCTACAACACCAGCGTCCTGTTCGCTCCGGACGGCGCGCGGCTGGCCGTCTACCGGAAGATGCACCTGTTCGACGTGGATGTGGGTGATGGTGCCACCTACCAGGAGTCCGCGGCGGTGGCGCCGGGGACGGAGGTGGTGGCGGCGGACACGGCGGTGGGCCGGCTGGGGCTGAGCGTCTGCTACGACCTGCGATTCCCGGAGCTGTACCGGCGGCTGTCGAAGGACGGGGCGACGCTGCTGGCGGTGCCGGCGGCGTTCACGATGATGACGGGCAAGGACCACTGGGAGGTCCTGCTGCGCGCACGGGCGATTGAAAACCAGGCGTACGTGCTGGCACCGGCCCAGGGCGGGCGGCACTCCGCCCAGCGGCTGACGTACGGGCACGCGATGGTGGTGGACCCCTGGGGTCTGGTCACGGCGCGGGCCTCCGAGGGAGAGGGGCTGGCGGTGGCGCCCGTGGACCCGGAGCTGCTGGCGCGCATCCGACGCAACCTGCCGTGTCTGGAGCACCGGCGGCTGGACTAG